A section of the Streptomyces sp. NBC_00178 genome encodes:
- a CDS encoding mannose-1-phosphate guanyltransferase codes for MKAVVMAGGEGTRLRPMTSSMPKPLLPVANRPIMEHVLRLLKRHGLNETVVTVQFLASLVKNYFGDGEELGMELSYANEEKPLGTAGSVKNAEEALKDDTFLVISGDALTDFDLTDLIAFHKEKGALVTVCLTRVPNPLEFGITIVDEQGKVERFLEKPTWGQVFSDTVNTGIYVMEPEVFDYVQADTSVDWSGDVFPQLMKDGKLICGYIAEGYWEDVGTHESYVKAQADVLERKVDVEVDGFEISPGVWVAEGAEVHPDAVLRGPLYIGDYAKVEAGAEVREHTVIGSNVVVKSGAFLHRAVVHDNVYVGEHSNLRGCVIGKNTDVMRAARIEDGAVIGDECLVGEESIIQGNVRVYPFKTIEAGAFVNTSVIWESRGQAHLFGARGVSGILNVEITPELAVRLAGAYATTLKKGATVTTARDHSRGARALKRAVISALQASAIDVRDLENVPLPVARQQTARGSAGGIMIRTSPGVPDSVDIMFFDERGADLSQARQRKLDRVYARQEYRRAFPGEIGDLYFPSSVFDSYTGSLLRNVDTAGIADAGLKVVVDASNGSAGLVLPSLLGRLGVDALTINPGLDESRPTESAESRRAGLVRLGEIVSSARAAFGVRFDPVGERLSLVDERGRIIEDDRALLVMLDLVAAERRSGRVALPVTTTRVAEQVAAYHGTQVEWTTTSPDDLTRVGREDSTIFGGDGRGGFIVPEFSSVFDGAAAFVRLIGLVARTQLTLSQIDARIPRAHVLRRDLATPWAVKGLVMRRVVEAAGDRSVDTTDGVRVVETDGRWVMVLPDPSEAVTHLWAEGPDEAATQALLDEWAAVVDSAGD; via the coding sequence ATGAAGGCCGTCGTGATGGCAGGCGGCGAAGGCACACGTCTTCGCCCCATGACTTCGAGCATGCCCAAGCCGCTCCTGCCCGTGGCCAACCGGCCCATCATGGAGCACGTGCTGAGGCTGCTCAAAAGGCATGGGCTCAATGAGACCGTCGTTACGGTCCAGTTCCTCGCTTCCCTCGTCAAGAACTACTTCGGCGACGGCGAAGAACTCGGAATGGAGCTCAGCTACGCCAACGAGGAGAAGCCACTCGGCACCGCGGGCAGCGTGAAGAATGCCGAGGAAGCCCTCAAGGACGACACCTTCCTCGTCATTTCCGGCGACGCGCTCACCGACTTCGACCTCACCGATCTCATCGCTTTCCACAAGGAGAAGGGTGCACTCGTCACGGTGTGCCTGACCCGGGTTCCGAACCCCCTGGAATTCGGAATCACCATCGTGGACGAGCAGGGCAAGGTGGAACGTTTCCTGGAAAAGCCGACCTGGGGCCAGGTCTTCTCGGACACCGTGAACACGGGCATCTACGTCATGGAGCCCGAGGTGTTCGACTACGTCCAGGCCGACACCTCCGTCGACTGGTCGGGCGACGTGTTCCCCCAGCTCATGAAGGACGGCAAGCTCATCTGCGGCTACATCGCGGAGGGCTACTGGGAGGACGTGGGCACGCACGAGAGCTACGTGAAGGCCCAGGCCGACGTGCTCGAGCGCAAGGTCGACGTGGAAGTCGACGGCTTCGAGATCTCCCCCGGGGTCTGGGTGGCGGAAGGCGCCGAGGTCCATCCGGATGCCGTCCTCCGGGGCCCTCTCTACATCGGTGACTACGCCAAGGTCGAGGCGGGCGCGGAAGTCCGAGAACACACCGTGATCGGGTCCAACGTCGTCGTGAAATCCGGTGCCTTCCTGCACCGGGCCGTCGTCCACGACAACGTGTACGTGGGTGAGCACAGCAATCTCCGCGGCTGTGTCATCGGAAAGAACACCGACGTCATGCGCGCGGCCCGTATCGAGGACGGGGCGGTCATCGGCGACGAGTGTCTCGTCGGCGAAGAATCGATCATCCAGGGCAACGTCCGGGTCTATCCGTTCAAGACCATCGAGGCCGGCGCCTTCGTCAACACCTCGGTGATCTGGGAGTCCCGCGGACAGGCCCACCTGTTCGGAGCCCGCGGTGTCTCCGGAATCCTCAACGTCGAGATCACGCCGGAGCTCGCCGTGCGGCTCGCCGGTGCGTATGCGACGACGCTGAAGAAGGGCGCGACGGTCACCACCGCGCGAGACCACTCCCGCGGTGCCCGCGCACTGAAGAGAGCCGTCATCTCGGCCCTGCAGGCGAGCGCCATCGACGTACGCGACCTCGAGAACGTCCCGCTGCCCGTCGCGCGGCAGCAGACCGCGCGGGGCAGCGCCGGCGGGATCATGATCCGTACGTCGCCGGGCGTGCCCGACTCGGTCGACATCATGTTCTTCGACGAGCGGGGCGCCGACCTGTCCCAGGCCCGGCAGCGCAAGCTGGACCGGGTGTACGCACGGCAGGAGTACCGCAGGGCCTTCCCGGGTGAGATCGGGGACCTGTACTTCCCGTCCAGTGTCTTCGACTCCTACACGGGGTCCCTGCTTCGCAACGTCGACACGGCGGGTATCGCCGACGCGGGGCTCAAGGTCGTCGTGGACGCGTCCAACGGCAGTGCCGGGCTCGTCCTGCCCAGCCTGCTGGGGCGTCTCGGTGTGGACGCCCTCACGATCAACCCCGGGCTCGACGAGTCCCGGCCCACCGAGTCCGCGGAGTCGCGCAGGGCCGGCCTGGTGCGTCTCGGCGAGATCGTGTCGTCCGCGCGCGCGGCGTTCGGCGTGCGGTTCGATCCGGTCGGCGAGCGGCTCTCGCTGGTGGACGAGCGCGGCCGGATCATCGAGGACGACCGGGCCCTCCTGGTCATGCTCGACCTCGTGGCCGCGGAACGGCGCAGCGGGCGGGTGGCTCTGCCGGTGACGACCACGCGTGTCGCCGAACAGGTCGCGGCCTACCACGGCACCCAGGTGGAGTGGACGACGACATCGCCGGACGACCTGACACGCGTGGGCCGTGAGGACTCCACCATCTTCGGCGGCGACGGCCGGGGCGGTTTCATCGTCCCCGAGTTCAGCAGTGTCTTCGACGGCGCCGCGGCCTTCGTCAGGCTCATCGGTCTGGTGGCGAGGACGCAGCTCACGCTCAGCCAGATCGACGCGCGCATCCCGCGTGCCCATGTCCTGCGCCGGGACCTCGCCACCCCTTGGGCGGTCAAGGGCCTCGTCATGCGCCGGGTCGTCGAGGCGGCCGGTGACCGGAGCGTGGACACCACCGACGGTGTCCGGGTGGTCGAGACCGACGGCCGCTGGGTGATGGTGCTTCCTGACCCGTCCGAGGCGGTCACCCACCTGTGGGCGGAAGGCCCCGACGAGGCGGCGACCCAGGCCCTCCTCGACGAATGGGCGGCCGTCGTGGACAGCGCGGGCGACTGA
- a CDS encoding CDP-alcohol phosphatidyltransferase family protein, with protein sequence MEVQETRVQTDRVLTIPNILSMARLVGVPLFLWLILRPVFGGPNSDGWALLVLMLSGVSDYLDGKLARKWNQISSLGRLLDPAADRLYILSTLVGLTWREILPLWLTAALLAREVMLLVMVAILRRHGYPPPQVNFLGKAATFNLMYAFPLLLLSDGSGWLATLGTIFGWAFAGWGTTLYWWAGILYVVQVRRLVKADAVAD encoded by the coding sequence GTGGAGGTCCAGGAGACTCGAGTTCAGACGGACCGAGTACTCACCATCCCCAACATCCTCAGCATGGCTCGCCTCGTCGGCGTACCGCTTTTCCTGTGGCTGATTCTTCGTCCCGTGTTCGGGGGGCCCAACAGTGATGGCTGGGCCCTGCTGGTCCTGATGCTGAGCGGTGTCAGTGACTACCTCGACGGCAAGCTCGCGCGTAAGTGGAATCAGATCAGCAGTCTGGGCCGGCTCCTGGACCCCGCGGCCGACCGACTCTACATTCTGTCCACCCTTGTCGGACTCACCTGGCGCGAGATCCTGCCGCTATGGCTGACCGCCGCACTTCTCGCCCGCGAGGTGATGCTGCTCGTCATGGTGGCAATCCTGCGCAGGCACGGCTACCCGCCGCCCCAGGTGAACTTCCTCGGCAAGGCCGCGACCTTCAACCTGATGTACGCCTTCCCCTTGTTGCTGCTCAGCGACGGAAGTGGTTGGCTGGCTACGCTGGGTACGATTTTCGGATGGGCGTTCGCCGGATGGGGTACAACCCTGTATTGGTGGGCAGGGATCCTGTACGTGGTCCAGGTCCGCCGGCTGGTGAAGGCGGACGCAGTAGCCGATTAG
- a CDS encoding PTS sugar transporter subunit IIA: MTTVTSPLAGRVIGLTAVPDPVFSGAMVGPGTAIDPVREPSEAVSPVDGIVVSLHPHAFVVVDDEGHGVLTHLGIDTVQLNGEGFELLVNKGDTVTRGQGIVRWDPAGVEAAGKSAICPVVALEATADSLSEVREDGDVKVGDTLFGWQ; the protein is encoded by the coding sequence ATGACCACTGTGACGTCCCCTCTCGCCGGCCGGGTCATCGGGCTCACCGCCGTTCCCGACCCCGTCTTCTCCGGCGCGATGGTCGGTCCCGGTACTGCCATCGATCCCGTGCGCGAGCCCTCCGAGGCCGTCTCGCCGGTCGATGGAATCGTCGTGTCCCTTCACCCGCACGCGTTCGTCGTCGTAGATGACGAGGGCCACGGGGTACTGACCCACCTCGGGATCGACACCGTGCAGCTCAACGGCGAGGGCTTCGAGCTCCTCGTGAACAAGGGGGACACGGTCACGCGCGGCCAGGGCATCGTGCGCTGGGACCCGGCAGGCGTCGAGGCCGCCGGCAAGTCGGCGATCTGCCCGGTCGTCGCCCTGGAGGCGACCGCCGACTCCCTCTCCGAGGTCCGCGAGGACGGCGACGTGAAGGTCGGCGACACGCTCTTCGGCTGGCAGTGA
- the ptsP gene encoding phosphoenolpyruvate--protein phosphotransferase, protein METTLRGVGVSHGVAIGEVRHMGAAVLEPPAKQIPAEEAEREQGRARQAVEAVAADLNARGNLAGGEAQHVLEAQAMMAQDPELIADVERRIAVGSTAERGVYDAFAAYRALLANAGEYLAGRVADLDDVRNRIVARLLGVPMPGVPDSDEPYVLIARDLAPADTALLDPALVLGFVTEEGGPTSHSAILARALGVPAVVALPGAGEIAEGTVVAVDGSTGEIFVEPSPEKRAEMESASAARKAALSAVTGPGATSDGHKVPLLANVGGPADVPAAVEAGAEGVGLFRTEFLFLDDSKQAPSEEKQIAAYRAVLEAFPEGRVVVRVLDAGADKPLEFLTPADEPNPALGVRGLRSLLDHPDVLRTQLTALARAAEGLPVYLEVMAPMVADRADAKAFADACREAGLQAKFGAMVEIPSAALRARSILQEVEFLSLGTNDLAQYTFAADRQVGAVSRLQDPWQPALLDLVALSADAARAEGKSCGVCGEAASDPLLACVLTGLGVTSLSMGAASIPYVRATLAKHTLAQCERAASAARAADSAEDARLAAQAVLSGE, encoded by the coding sequence ATGGAGACAACGCTGCGAGGCGTCGGCGTGAGCCACGGTGTGGCCATCGGCGAAGTCAGGCACATGGGGGCGGCGGTTCTGGAGCCCCCGGCCAAGCAGATTCCGGCGGAAGAGGCCGAGCGCGAGCAGGGACGTGCCCGCCAGGCCGTGGAAGCCGTCGCTGCGGACCTCAACGCGCGCGGCAATCTGGCGGGTGGCGAAGCACAGCACGTGCTCGAGGCCCAGGCCATGATGGCGCAGGACCCCGAGCTCATCGCCGATGTCGAGCGCCGTATCGCCGTCGGCAGCACCGCCGAGCGCGGGGTTTACGACGCGTTCGCGGCGTACCGGGCGCTGCTGGCCAACGCCGGGGAGTACCTGGCGGGGCGCGTCGCCGACCTGGACGACGTGCGGAACCGGATCGTGGCGCGACTGCTCGGTGTCCCGATGCCGGGCGTGCCGGACAGCGACGAGCCGTACGTGCTGATCGCGCGTGACCTCGCTCCGGCGGACACGGCCCTGCTCGACCCCGCCCTGGTGCTCGGTTTCGTCACCGAGGAGGGCGGTCCGACCAGTCACAGCGCGATTCTCGCGCGTGCGCTGGGCGTTCCGGCCGTCGTGGCGCTGCCCGGGGCGGGCGAGATCGCCGAGGGCACGGTCGTCGCCGTCGACGGCAGCACGGGTGAGATCTTCGTGGAGCCGAGCCCGGAGAAGCGCGCCGAGATGGAGAGCGCGTCCGCCGCCCGCAAGGCGGCCCTGTCCGCCGTGACCGGTCCCGGTGCGACGTCGGACGGTCACAAGGTGCCGCTGCTCGCCAACGTCGGCGGTCCCGCCGACGTGCCGGCGGCGGTCGAGGCCGGTGCCGAGGGTGTGGGCCTGTTCCGGACGGAGTTCCTGTTCCTGGACGACAGCAAGCAGGCTCCTTCCGAGGAGAAGCAGATCGCGGCGTACCGGGCGGTGCTGGAGGCGTTCCCCGAAGGCCGGGTCGTCGTGCGGGTGCTGGACGCGGGAGCGGACAAGCCGCTGGAGTTCCTCACACCGGCGGACGAGCCGAACCCCGCGCTGGGTGTGCGCGGTCTGCGCAGCCTGCTGGACCACCCCGACGTGCTGCGGACCCAGTTGACCGCGCTGGCGCGGGCGGCCGAGGGTCTGCCCGTCTACCTCGAGGTCATGGCGCCGATGGTCGCCGACCGCGCGGACGCCAAGGCGTTCGCCGACGCGTGCCGTGAGGCCGGTCTCCAGGCGAAGTTCGGGGCCATGGTGGAGATTCCGTCGGCCGCTCTCCGGGCCCGGTCGATCCTGCAGGAGGTCGAGTTCCTTTCGCTGGGCACCAACGACCTGGCGCAGTACACCTTCGCGGCCGACCGTCAGGTGGGCGCCGTCTCCCGGCTCCAGGACCCCTGGCAGCCGGCGCTGCTCGACCTGGTGGCGCTGTCCGCCGACGCCGCCAGGGCCGAGGGCAAGAGCTGCGGTGTCTGCGGTGAGGCCGCCTCGGACCCGCTGCTGGCGTGCGTGCTGACGGGTCTGGGTGTCACCTCCCTGTCGATGGGTGCCGCGTCCATTCCCTACGTGCGGGCGACGCTGGCGAAGCACACGCTCGCCCAGTGCGAGCGTGCTGCGTCCGCCGCGCGTGCGGCGGACTCCGCCGAGGATGCGCGTCTGGCGGCGCAGGCGGTGCTGTCGGGCGAGTGA